CGCCCGGGACGAAGAACGCCGCCGGAGCAAGATAGGTCCAGTTGATGTCCGATCCCTTCAGCACTTCCGCTGCCTTCTCATGCGATACGGCAATCGGCATGTAGGCCTCGGGCAGGTGGCCCGATTTAATGAGCGACACTCCGGGCGCAACCTCCAACTGTCCTGCGCCGCCAACCACCAGCAACCTCGGCGCACCGGCCTTTTTTACCGCGTCGATCTGCAGCTTCGTTACATCGATCAGTTTGTCGGTATTGTCCGGCGGAGGCTGATAGGCCGAAACCACGACATCCGCGCCCTTGATGATCTCCGCAATCGCTCCGGCGTTGGAAAGATCGTCCGTCTTCGCCGTCACCTCAGGCTGCGCCTTGAGCTTCTCAATGTTCCGGGCGACTCCGGTCACCTTATGGCCGCGCCTCAGCAACTCCTTCACAATCTCCGAACCCGCATTTCCCGTCGCTCCGTAAACGACAACCTTCATCTCTTCCTCCCTCAAAGCTGGATGACCAACACTCCTTCTGATGTAGGTATCTCTACAAAAGATGCAGCTTTAGCAACAAATGTCGTTTATTTGCGCTTTGGATCACCCACAAAGAGAGGTCTCCTCAATCGTTGTCAAGCCCTCCATTTTTCGTAAACATCACAAACAAAATGAAATAACACCAAAAAATAATGTGCCTGTTTGATATCTCCAATCGGCTACACTGGAAATAGTCCATAAAAGACGAAAAGCCCCGGAATGATCCGGGGCTAACTCTTTTTGAATCTATATTTTGCGGAAATTACCTTTTATTTTCAAGACTTCTCAGGCGAAGTCCACCGCTAAATTATCTCTTTTGAATATTTTGCGCAAAATCATGGGGGGGGATGCCTAATAGACGTCCCTCTGGTACCGCTTCTGCTTCTTCATCGTGGCCAGATATTCCGCAGCATGCTCCAGTGTGCCGTTAGATCCCTTGGCGATGGCGTCGAGCAGAGCATTTTCAACGTCCTTGGCCATACGGGTAGCGTCGCCGCAGACGTAAAAGTAAGCTCCGCGCTCCAGCCACTCATAGACCTCTTTCGCGTTCTCCTGAATGCGGTCCTGCACATACACTTTGTTGTGCTGGTCGCGGGAGAAGGCCGTATGCAGGTGGGTCAGGGTTCCGTCCTTGACCATGCCCTCAAGCTGCTCCTGATAGAGGAAGTCCATCTTCGCGCGCTGCTCACCGAAGAAGAGCCAGTTCTTGCCCCTGGCGCCATCGGCCTGACGCTCCTCAAGGAAGGCACGGAAAGGCGCGATGCCAGTGCCGGGACCGATCATGATCACCGGGGCGCTCGAGTCCTCGGGCAGACGGAAGTTGTTGTTGGAGTGCAGGAAGATCGGCAGG
This region of Acidobacteriota bacterium genomic DNA includes:
- a CDS encoding NAD(P)-dependent oxidoreductase is translated as MKVVVYGATGNAGSEIVKELLRRGHKVTGVARNIEKLKAQPEVTAKTDDLSNAGAIAEIIKGADVVVSAYQPPPDNTDKLIDVTKLQIDAVKKAGAPRLLVVGGAGQLEVAPGVSLIKSGHLPEAYMPIAVSHEKAAEVLKGSDINWTYLAPAAFFVPGERTGKFRLGTKELVTDAKGESKISFADYAIALVDEIEKPKHERALFSVGY